A single Nocardioides bizhenqiangii DNA region contains:
- a CDS encoding class I SAM-dependent methyltransferase: MTPLGEIVSTARRRLSWLVRDRFPNRKVVRDVQGVRLVLPWSHRLPDYAGPGSPYGQNLVELAHALAEAAPPLTVLDVGANVGDSALQILNATDGRVLCVEADTFYLDFLHRNVDADDRITVVESLLAVDDAAAATTAVRTGGTTRFVKGEDPDAMPSIAPGALRAAEPDFSELRLVKSDTDGYDVALVPAVAEAWADSRPVLFFEYDPYLTRIAGYDPLSVWPRLEELGYREAAVWNHAGLPVGQMTTAELAERSPELDDFPAKRPGSRSYWDVALAHEDDDRARGVLDRLVPRAQTR, translated from the coding sequence GTGACTCCTCTCGGAGAGATCGTCAGCACCGCTCGGCGGCGCCTGAGCTGGCTCGTGCGCGACCGCTTCCCCAACCGCAAGGTGGTGCGCGACGTCCAGGGCGTCCGCCTGGTGCTCCCCTGGTCGCACCGCCTTCCCGACTACGCGGGCCCCGGCTCGCCGTACGGGCAGAACCTCGTGGAGCTGGCGCACGCGCTCGCCGAGGCCGCGCCCCCACTGACCGTGCTCGACGTCGGCGCCAATGTCGGCGACTCCGCGCTGCAGATCCTCAACGCCACCGACGGCCGGGTGCTCTGCGTCGAGGCGGACACGTTCTACCTCGACTTCCTGCACCGCAACGTCGACGCCGACGACCGGATCACCGTCGTCGAGTCGCTGCTGGCGGTGGACGACGCCGCCGCGGCGACGACAGCGGTGCGCACCGGCGGCACGACGCGCTTCGTCAAGGGCGAGGACCCCGACGCGATGCCGTCGATCGCGCCCGGCGCGCTCCGCGCCGCCGAGCCCGACTTCAGCGAGCTGCGACTGGTCAAGTCCGACACCGACGGCTACGACGTCGCCCTCGTGCCGGCGGTCGCGGAGGCCTGGGCCGACTCCCGGCCGGTCCTGTTCTTCGAGTACGACCCCTACCTGACCCGGATCGCCGGATACGACCCGCTCTCGGTGTGGCCGCGGCTCGAGGAGCTCGGTTACCGCGAGGCCGCGGTGTGGAACCACGCGGGGCTCCCGGTCGGGCAGATGACCACCGCCGAGCTCGCGGAGCGCTCGCCCGAGCTGGACGACTTCCCCGCCAAGCGGCCGGGCAGCCGGTCCTACTGGGACGTCGCCCTCGCGCACGAGGACGACGACCGGGCCCGCGGCGTGCTCGACCGACTGGTGCCGCGGGCGCAGACCCGGTGA
- a CDS encoding acyltransferase, which yields MRSLLTTFAFLLPFRSLKIRLLNRLGHDIHPTAFVGICLVRNVARFELAEGAQIGHFNVFDGLDEIRLGRGSRILLLNYFMAGYTVGPGEERGEYYKRLQMGDNAHIVTLHVLDCSGGLVIADDCWITGVRSTVLTHAFDPQDGAIIVEPITLEKGSLVATSCTMLPGSVLGEGALLAAGSTAWTRQELAAGSLHGGVPARRLSPLKIAERVYDLRRYTG from the coding sequence GTGCGAAGCCTCCTGACGACGTTCGCGTTCCTGCTGCCGTTCCGGAGCCTGAAGATCCGCCTGCTCAACCGGCTCGGCCATGACATCCACCCGACCGCTTTCGTCGGGATCTGCCTGGTCCGCAACGTCGCTCGGTTCGAGTTGGCCGAGGGCGCACAGATCGGACACTTCAACGTCTTCGACGGCCTCGACGAGATCCGACTCGGCCGCGGGTCGCGCATCCTCCTGCTCAACTACTTCATGGCGGGCTACACAGTGGGGCCCGGTGAGGAGCGGGGCGAGTACTACAAGAGGCTCCAGATGGGCGACAACGCACACATCGTCACGCTCCACGTCCTGGACTGCAGCGGCGGTCTGGTGATCGCCGACGACTGCTGGATCACCGGCGTCCGGAGCACGGTGCTCACGCACGCCTTCGATCCCCAGGACGGCGCGATCATCGTCGAGCCGATCACGCTCGAGAAGGGCTCGCTCGTCGCGACATCCTGCACGATGCTGCCCGGCTCCGTCCTGGGCGAGGGCGCGCTGCTCGCGGCAGGGTCCACGGCGTGGACCCGGCAGGAGCTCGCGGCGGGGAGCCTGCACGGCGGCGTCCCGGCGCGTCGTCTCTCGCCGCTGAAGATCGCGGAACGGGTCTACGACTTACGGCGATACACCGGCTAG
- a CDS encoding phosphopantetheine-binding protein, translating into MRIVESLLAAANKGDVDVTLDVALHGDEGLGLDSLQTAELSAMLEDEFGTDPFSEGRIPDTVGEIVSFYVSGDQSGTSVPA; encoded by the coding sequence GTGAGGATCGTCGAGTCCCTGCTCGCGGCCGCGAACAAGGGTGATGTCGACGTCACGTTGGACGTGGCGTTGCATGGTGACGAGGGCCTTGGCCTGGACTCGTTGCAGACAGCTGAGCTGTCGGCGATGTTGGAGGATGAGTTCGGGACGGATCCGTTCAGTGAGGGGCGGATTCCGGACACGGTGGGGGAGATCGTGAGCTTCTACGTGTCGGGTGACCAGTCGGGGACTTCCGTCCCCGCATGA
- a CDS encoding phosphopantetheine-binding protein, whose protein sequence is MNDVQDSVVKIVESLLESANRGDVVVTLDAPLHGDEGLGLDSLQTAELSAILEDEFGTDPFSEGVVPDTVGEIAGFYASRSTAPA, encoded by the coding sequence GTGAACGATGTACAAGACTCGGTCGTGAAGATCGTCGAGTCCCTGCTCGAGTCCGCGAACCGGGGTGACGTGGTCGTCACGCTGGACGCGCCGCTGCACGGTGACGAAGGCCTGGGCCTCGACTCGCTGCAGACCGCCGAGCTGTCGGCGATCCTGGAGGACGAGTTCGGAACCGACCCGTTCAGCGAGGGCGTCGTCCCCGACACGGTGGGGGAGATCGCGGGCTTCTACGCGTCGCGTTCGACGGCCCCCGCATGA
- a CDS encoding 3-oxoacyl-ACP reductase family protein, translated as MTGQPRTVIVTGGSRGLGAGIVQSFLDSGDRVATCSRSETDAVREWRAQYADRFLFVEADLADREQSTLFAKATLDQWGSVDVLVNNAGVARDGILALFSDEDSDTVIDLNLKATIHLTRQIVRNMLARDGGRIVNISSITGQTGYRGLTVYGATKAALDGFTRGLAREVGSRNITVNSIASGYLRTEMSHGLDDGQLNQIVRRTPAGRLGEPDDIARAVQFLVDERNDWITGQVLVVDGGLTC; from the coding sequence ATGACGGGGCAGCCGCGGACCGTGATCGTCACCGGCGGCAGCCGGGGCCTCGGCGCCGGGATCGTCCAGTCCTTCCTGGACTCCGGCGATCGCGTCGCCACCTGCTCGCGCTCGGAGACCGATGCCGTACGCGAGTGGCGCGCTCAGTACGCCGACCGGTTCCTCTTCGTGGAGGCTGATCTTGCTGATCGGGAGCAGTCGACCCTCTTCGCCAAGGCGACCCTCGACCAGTGGGGCTCGGTCGACGTTCTGGTGAACAACGCGGGCGTCGCCCGCGACGGGATCCTCGCGCTGTTCTCCGACGAGGACTCCGACACCGTCATCGATCTGAACCTGAAGGCGACTATCCACCTCACCCGCCAGATCGTGCGCAACATGCTCGCCCGCGATGGCGGGCGGATCGTCAACATCTCCTCGATCACCGGGCAGACCGGCTACCGCGGGCTGACGGTCTACGGCGCGACCAAGGCCGCGCTCGACGGCTTCACCCGGGGACTGGCCCGCGAGGTCGGGTCGCGCAACATCACGGTCAACAGCATCGCCTCGGGCTACCTGAGGACCGAGATGAGCCACGGGCTCGACGACGGCCAGCTCAACCAGATCGTCCGGCGCACCCCCGCCGGCAGGCTCGGTGAGCCCGACGACATCGCCCGCGCCGTGCAGTTCCTCGTCGACGAGCGCAACGACTGGATCACCGGGCAGGTCCTCGTGGTCGACGGCGGGCTCACGTGCTGA
- a CDS encoding class I adenylate-forming enzyme family protein: MIELLRRVAASDADRLAVVAVDGEWSYGQLADEADLLAAGLRAAGIERLAIVSNDMPLIVALLAASSLVGAEACVYAPDIAPEELARQAAAFDHKVIVTDRHDLGEPPSDLVPPARLRADRAEDGEPGELPARRPLLVLTTGTTGKPRGVRHDWTRQLSRTGAARDGAGQRWLLAYGPQQFAGLQVLIHVLGTGATLVAPPVRRPQAVMDWIHRERVDHISATPTFWRFLLAELRADTRPVPVLRQITLGGEAAPASLLDELTATFPDARISHIYAGSEFGSTGSVSDRRDGLPASLLERGEDGEVDLRIVDGELWVRSTAAMLGYYGEDDRPEADWWPTGDLVEVVGDRIEFQGRKSDVINVGGVKVHPLPVEERVATVAGVFAARVYGRPNALVGAVVAVDVVPDGEVDEQDLKAAVRAACADLPRPWQPKSVRVVEELATKQGKTLRGIEAATGD, encoded by the coding sequence GTGATCGAGCTGCTCCGCAGGGTCGCCGCGTCCGACGCCGACCGCCTCGCCGTGGTCGCCGTGGACGGCGAGTGGAGCTACGGCCAGCTGGCCGACGAGGCCGATCTCCTCGCCGCCGGCCTTCGCGCCGCGGGCATCGAACGGCTCGCGATCGTCTCCAACGACATGCCGCTCATCGTCGCGCTCCTGGCGGCGTCGTCGCTCGTCGGCGCCGAGGCATGCGTCTACGCGCCCGACATCGCGCCGGAGGAGCTCGCCCGTCAGGCGGCCGCGTTCGACCACAAGGTGATCGTCACCGACCGCCACGACCTGGGCGAGCCGCCGTCCGACCTGGTGCCGCCCGCGCGACTGCGGGCCGACCGCGCCGAGGACGGCGAACCGGGTGAGCTTCCCGCGCGTCGTCCCCTCCTGGTGCTGACCACCGGCACCACCGGCAAGCCCCGCGGTGTGCGCCACGACTGGACGCGCCAGCTCTCCCGCACCGGCGCCGCGCGCGACGGCGCCGGTCAGCGCTGGCTGCTCGCCTACGGCCCGCAGCAGTTCGCCGGGCTCCAGGTGCTCATCCACGTACTCGGCACCGGCGCCACCCTGGTCGCCCCGCCCGTACGGCGGCCGCAGGCCGTCATGGACTGGATCCATCGCGAGCGCGTGGACCACATCTCCGCGACGCCGACCTTCTGGCGGTTCCTCCTCGCGGAGCTCCGCGCCGACACGCGGCCGGTCCCCGTGCTCCGGCAGATCACCCTCGGCGGCGAGGCGGCACCCGCTTCCTTGCTCGACGAGCTGACCGCAACCTTCCCCGACGCCCGGATCTCGCACATCTACGCCGGCTCGGAGTTCGGCTCGACCGGCTCGGTCAGCGACCGCCGCGACGGCCTGCCGGCGTCGCTGCTCGAGCGCGGCGAGGACGGCGAGGTGGACCTGAGGATCGTCGACGGCGAGCTGTGGGTGCGGTCCACCGCCGCGATGCTCGGCTACTACGGCGAGGACGACCGGCCCGAGGCCGACTGGTGGCCGACCGGCGACCTGGTCGAGGTCGTCGGTGACCGGATCGAGTTCCAAGGCCGCAAGTCCGACGTCATCAACGTCGGCGGGGTCAAGGTGCACCCCCTCCCGGTCGAGGAACGGGTGGCGACCGTCGCCGGCGTGTTCGCGGCCCGTGTCTACGGGCGACCGAACGCGCTGGTCGGTGCCGTGGTCGCGGTCGACGTCGTCCCCGACGGAGAGGTCGACGAGCAGGACCTGAAAGCCGCGGTCCGGGCCGCGTGCGCCGACCTTCCGCGGCCGTGGCAGCCGAAGAGCGTCAGGGTGGTCGAGGAGCTCGCCACGAAGCAGGGAAAGACCCTCCGCGGCATCGAGGCGGCCACCGGCGACTAG
- a CDS encoding SAM-dependent methyltransferase, whose product MTEHSYQPADHYDRVTRAWGLLLGAELHYGVFEGADEPLDEATHRLTERMAAAARFEPDLRVLDVGCGTGAQARYLATEQGVRVTGITTSSVGVDIARERTAEAGLDDRVGFEVRDGTDNEFPDASFDRVWILESSHLMPHRDRLVSEAARVLAPGGRVVWCDIVRHREIPFLELRDRREEFATLRAAFGDARMEPLASYVSWFEDAGLTVEVAEDLTEATLPTFEAWRTNAEQHRDQVIDLIGESSLEEFVRSCDILESLWREGTFGYGMAAASKPT is encoded by the coding sequence ATGACCGAGCACTCTTACCAGCCGGCCGACCATTACGACCGGGTCACCCGGGCGTGGGGTTTGTTGCTGGGCGCCGAGCTGCACTACGGGGTCTTCGAGGGTGCCGACGAGCCGCTCGACGAGGCGACCCACCGACTGACCGAGCGGATGGCCGCGGCGGCCCGGTTCGAGCCGGACCTGCGGGTGCTCGACGTCGGCTGCGGCACCGGTGCGCAGGCGCGCTACCTCGCGACCGAACAGGGGGTGCGGGTCACCGGCATCACCACGAGCAGCGTGGGCGTCGACATTGCCCGCGAGCGCACCGCGGAAGCGGGACTGGATGACCGGGTGGGCTTCGAGGTGCGTGACGGAACGGACAACGAGTTCCCCGACGCGAGCTTCGACCGGGTCTGGATTCTGGAGTCCTCGCACCTGATGCCGCACCGTGACCGGTTGGTGTCGGAGGCGGCGCGGGTGCTGGCGCCGGGGGGTCGCGTGGTGTGGTGTGACATCGTGCGGCACCGCGAGATCCCGTTCCTGGAGCTGCGGGACAGGCGTGAGGAGTTCGCGACGCTGCGGGCCGCGTTCGGTGATGCGCGGATGGAACCGTTGGCCAGCTACGTGTCCTGGTTCGAGGACGCCGGTCTGACCGTTGAGGTGGCCGAGGACCTCACCGAGGCGACGCTGCCCACGTTCGAGGCGTGGCGGACCAACGCCGAGCAGCACCGCGACCAGGTGATCGACCTGATAGGGGAGTCCAGCCTGGAGGAGTTCGTGCGGTCCTGCGACATCTTGGAGTCGCTGTGGCGCGAGGGCACGTTCGGCTACGGCATGGCCGCGGCGTCCAAGCCGACCTGA